In the genome of Streptomyces violaceoruber, the window CGCCGCCGCGTGGCTGGAGCAGGCGTGCGCGGCGGTGCGGTGCGAGCCGGGCGAGGTCGAGGGGACGTTCGCGGTCGCCGCCCGGCGGTGCGGTCGGGGCGCGCTCGACGCCGGCGCGGGTGCGGATGCGGGTACGGGGCTGGGCGCGGGGTGGAGCGTCGACGACGCCGCGCGCGTGCTGCTGCTCGCCGCGCTTCCGGTGCGCGGTGCCGCGCTGGCGGCCGTTGTCTCCCGGCTGTACCGGGTCGGGGGCGGGCCCGAACGGCGGGCCGTCCTGCGGTCGCTGTCGCTGCTGGAGGCCGCGGGCGACCTCGGGGACCTGGGGCTGCCGCTGGTCGAGGACGCGCTGCGGTGCAACGACCCGAGGCTGATCGCCGCCGCCGTCGGCCCGTACGGCGCCCTCCGGCTCGGTGCGCACGCCTTCCGGCAGGCCGTCCTCAAATGCGTGTTCGTCGGCGTCCCGCTGGACCTGGTGGCCGCGCTGGACGCACGTGCCGACGCGGAACTGGACCGGATGATGGCCGACTTCGCCGCCGAGCGGCGCGCCGCGGGACGGGCACTCCCGCCCGACGTCGCCGCCTACCTGCACACCCACCGCGTATCCACGGAGGCCACGGCGTGACGCGCATCTTCGACCCGCACATCCACATGACGTCCCGCACCACCGACGACTACGAGGCGATGGCCGCCGCCGGGGTCCGCGCGCTGGTCGAACCCGCCTTCTGGCTGGGCCAGCCGCGCACCGGCGTCAGCTCGTTCACCGACTACTTCGACGCGCTGCTCGGCTGGGAGCCCTACCGGGCCGAGCAGTTCGGCATCCGCCACCACTGCGCGCTCGCCCTGAACCCCAAGGAGGCCAACGACCCCCGGCTGGCCGGGGTGCTCGACGTCCTGCCCGACTACCTGGTCCGGGACCGGGTGGTGGCGGTCGGCGAGGTCGGCTACGACGCGATGACGCCGCAGGAGGACAAGGCGTTCACCGTGCAGCTCGAACTCGCCGTGCGGCACGCCCTGCCCGTCCTGGTGCACACCCCGCACCGCGACAAGGCCAACGGCACCCGCCGCACCCTGGACGTGGTCCGCGAGTCCGGCATCGACCCGGGCCTGGTCGTCGTCGACCACCTCAACGAGGTGACCGTGCGCGCCGTCGCGGACAGCGGCTGCTGGATGGGTTTCTCGATCTACCCCGACACCAAGATGAGCGAGGACCGCATGGTCGCGCTGCTGCGCGAGTACGGCACCGCGCGGATCCTCGTCAACTCCGCCGCCGACTGGGGCCGCAGCGACCCGCTGAAGACCCGCCGCACCGCCGACGCCATGCGCGCCGCCGGCTTCGGCGAGGACGACGTCGACCAGGTGCTGTGGCGCAATCCGGTCGCCTTCTACGGGCAGAGCGGGCGCCTCGAACTCGACGGCCCCGAGGGCGCCGAAGCCTCCGGCGTCCGCGCGGAGTTCGAGGGCAGCTCGATCCGCCGCGGGGAGAGGTGACGGGCCGTGCGCCTGCGGCACCGCGACGGCACCACCGTCCACCTGGCCTACTGCACCAACGTCCACGCGGCCGAGGACCTCGACGGCGTCCTGGCCCAGCTGGCCCGCTACGGGGAGCCGGTGCGCGAACGGCTCGGCGCCGACCGGATCGGCCTCGGACTGTGGCTGGCGGCACCGGTCGTGACGGCCCTGGCCGCGGACCGGTCCGCGCTCGACCTGCTCCGCAAGGAACTGGACCTGCGCGGCATCGAGGTCGTCACCCTCAACGCCTTCCCCTACGCGGGCTTCCACGCCCCGACCGTCAAGAAGGCCGTCTACCGGCCCGACTGGACCGAGCGGCCCCGCCTCGACCACACCCTGGCCTGCGCCCGCGTCCTGGCCGAGCTGCTGCCGCCGGACGCCGCCCGCGGCTCCGTCTCCACGCTGCCACTGGCCTGGCGCACACCCTGGACCCCGCGCCGGGACGACCTCGCCCGGCGCCACCTCGACCTGCTCTCCCAGGGGCTGGCGGCGCTCAACGCGGACACCGGGCGCACCGTGCGCGTCGGGTTCGAACCCGAGCCCGGGTGCCTGATCGAGACGACCGGCCAGGCGGTGGCACGGCTCGCCGGCGCGGACCCCGAACGGCTCGGCGTCTGCGTCGACACCTGCCACCTCGCCGTCGCCTTCGAGGAGCCGGGGCCCGCGCTGACCCGGCTGGCCGCCGCGCTGCCCGTCGTCAAGACCCAGGCGTCCTGCGCGGTGCACGCCGACCGGCCGGCCGACCCGGCCGCCCGCGCCGCGCTGGCCGCCTTCGCCGAGCGGCGGTTCCTGCACCAGACGCGGCAGGCCGCGCCGGGCGGCCCGTCGGCCGTCGACGACCTGCCCGAGGCGCTTGGGGGCGCGCTGAACGGCGACGCGGCCTGGCGGATCCACTACCACGTGCCCGTCCAGCGCGACCTGCCGCCGCCCCTGCGCAGCACCCGCCCCGAACTGGTCGCCGCGCTGACCACCCTGCTCGGCGGGCCGACCGCGCTCA includes:
- a CDS encoding EboA domain-containing protein is translated as MNPGGDGPRSLPDALAGALDRALAPDAAAWLEQACAAVRCEPGEVEGTFAVAARRCGRGALDAGAGADAGTGLGAGWSVDDAARVLLLAALPVRGAALAAVVSRLYRVGGGPERRAVLRSLSLLEAAGDLGDLGLPLVEDALRCNDPRLIAAAVGPYGALRLGAHAFRQAVLKCVFVGVPLDLVAALDARADAELDRMMADFAAERRAAGRALPPDVAAYLHTHRVSTEATA
- a CDS encoding TatD family hydrolase — encoded protein: MTRIFDPHIHMTSRTTDDYEAMAAAGVRALVEPAFWLGQPRTGVSSFTDYFDALLGWEPYRAEQFGIRHHCALALNPKEANDPRLAGVLDVLPDYLVRDRVVAVGEVGYDAMTPQEDKAFTVQLELAVRHALPVLVHTPHRDKANGTRRTLDVVRESGIDPGLVVVDHLNEVTVRAVADSGCWMGFSIYPDTKMSEDRMVALLREYGTARILVNSAADWGRSDPLKTRRTADAMRAAGFGEDDVDQVLWRNPVAFYGQSGRLELDGPEGAEASGVRAEFEGSSIRRGER
- the eboE gene encoding metabolite traffic protein EboE; amino-acid sequence: MRLRHRDGTTVHLAYCTNVHAAEDLDGVLAQLARYGEPVRERLGADRIGLGLWLAAPVVTALAADRSALDLLRKELDLRGIEVVTLNAFPYAGFHAPTVKKAVYRPDWTERPRLDHTLACARVLAELLPPDAARGSVSTLPLAWRTPWTPRRDDLARRHLDLLSQGLAALNADTGRTVRVGFEPEPGCLIETTGQAVARLAGADPERLGVCVDTCHLAVAFEEPGPALTRLAAALPVVKTQASCAVHADRPADPAARAALAAFAERRFLHQTRQAAPGGPSAVDDLPEALGGALNGDAAWRIHYHVPVQRDLPPPLRSTRPELVAALTTLLGGPTALTDHVEVETYTWPVLPGAPDGGGLVDGIAGELAWTRSALTALGLTEESTP